In one Xiphophorus couchianus chromosome 17, X_couchianus-1.0, whole genome shotgun sequence genomic region, the following are encoded:
- the tmem110l gene encoding transmembrane protein 110, like, which produces MTTMERFGFDRVVLVKRVLDLGPVAVANMSDINKAGPHGCDNGALTDRFGVLIQALLAVVAFSTLMLKRFREPAGVRRPWRIWFFDTSKQAIGALFIHFANVFLSTLTKEDPCSLYLMNFLLDATLGMLVIWAAVKLVFRLVEIKQWSLLSFGEYGDPPQAAAWLGQGGVYLLIMVLEKGVISLVLLVPGWSRLQEVLLSYIANPQLELALVMLIVPFIVNAVMFWVVDSLTMRKYKTMTGLEHSGDSTEKAEALPAGGSSEEAQVLLAESDSSEEEEEDEEQQVHVQYSGGPLRPSWVVV; this is translated from the exons ATGACAACAATGGAGCGGTTCGGGTTCGACAGGGTCGTTCTGGTGAAGCGGGTTCTGGACCTCGGTCCGGTCGCGGTGGCCAACATGTCCGACATTAACAAGGCCGGGCCACACGGCTGCGATAACGGAGCTCTGACGGACAGGTTCGGGGTTCTGATCCAGGCTCTGCTGGCCGTCGTGGCTTTCAGCACGCTGATGT TGAAGCGTTTCCGGGAGCCAGCAGGCGTCAGGCGGCCCTGGAGGATCTG GTTTTTCGACACGTCCAAGCAGGCCATCGGAGCGCTCTTCATCCACTTCGCCAACGTCTTCCTGTCCACGCTCACCAAGGAGGATCCCTGCTCTCT GTACCTGATGAACTTCCTGCTGGATGCGACACTGGGAATGCTGGTGATCTGGGCAGCCGTGAAACTGGTTTTCAGACTGGTGGAGATCAAGCAGTGGAGTCTGCTTTCCTTTGGAGAATATG GCGACCCTCCGCAGGCGGCGGCGTGGCTGGGTCAGGGCGGCGTCTACCTGCTCATCATGGTTCTGGAGAAAGGCGTGATCAGCCTGGTTCTGCTCGTCCCCGGATGGTCCAGA CTGCAGGAGGTGCTGCTGAGCTACATCGCTAACCCTCAGCTGGAGCTGGCGCTGGTCATGCTCATCGTGCCGTTCATCGTTAAT gccgTCATGTTCTGGGTGGTGGACAGCCTGACCATGAGGAAGTACAAGACCATGACGGGCCTGGAGCACAGCGGGGACTCCACGGAGAAGGCCGAGGCtctgccagcagggggcagcagcgaGGAGGCTCAG GTTCTGCTGGCTGAGAGCGACTccagcgaggaagaggaggaggatgaagagcagCAGGTCCATGTTCAGTACTCAGGCGGGCCGCTGAGACCCAGCTGGGTGGTGGTGTAG